From the genome of Synchiropus splendidus isolate RoL2022-P1 chromosome 17, RoL_Sspl_1.0, whole genome shotgun sequence, one region includes:
- the LOC128748672 gene encoding LIM/homeobox protein Lhx1-like: MLQCANCDKPILDRFLLKVLDRPWHVHCVHCFECKCTLTDKCFSREGRLYCKEDFFRNFGTKCGGCSEGILPSDLVRRAKGKVFHLNCFTCVMCHKQLSTGEELYILDEFKFVCKEDYQSHNGKDTLNLTVTPCSDPSLSPDPHDAPDAQDPQDDGKESETGHLSDKEACNNENDEQGAVGKRRGPRTTIKAKQLETLKAAFAATPKPTRHIREQLSRETGLNMRVIQVWFQNRRSKERRMKQLSALGTRRHMFFRGPRRMRGLGERMETPEMAHFSYYGDYSGEYYSSGGNYEYYQGPPPSQAQTPADLGFVPSSVPAGTPLGALDHHQHHHQGAHCPGEMQCFSDSVSHHPSESPSPEPNGPGSMHSISSEMCGPGTPYTSVSLGENGYTNALSQASSELSEGTVW, encoded by the exons ATGCTCCAGTGCGCGAACTGCGACAAGCCGATCCTGGACCGGTTCCTGCTGAAGGTTCTGGACCGACCGTGGCACGTCCACTGCGTCCACTGCTTTGAGTGTAAATGCACTTTGACTGACAAGTGTTTTTCTCGTGAAGGGAGGCTGTACTGTAAAGAGGACTTCTTCAG GAATTTCGGGACCAAATGCGGCGGCTGCTCTGAGGGGATTCTGCCCAGCGACCTTGTCCGCAGGGCCAAGGGCAAAGTGTTCCACCTGAACTGCTTCACCTGCGTGATGTGTCACAAGCAGCTGTCCACCGGTGAGGAGCTCTACATCCTGGACGAGTTCAAGTTCGTCTGCAAGGAGGACTACCAGAGCCACAACGGGAAAGACACCCTCAACCTCACAG TAACCCCGTGCAGCGACCCCAGTCTCTCCCCGGATCCCCATGACGCGCCGGACGCCCAGGATCCCCAGGATGACGGCAAGGAGTCGGAAACTGGGCATTTGTCCGACAAAGAGGCGTGTAACAACGAGAATGACGAGCAAGGAGCGGTGGGCAAACGACGAGGACCCCGGACCACGATTAAAGCCAAACAGCTGGAAACGCTGAAGGCAGCTTTTGCCGCCACGCCGAAGCCCACGAGACACATCCGGGAGCAGCTGTCACGTGAGACAGGCCTCAACATGAGGGTCATCCAG GTTTGGTTTCAAAACCGAAGGTCCAAAGAGAGAAGAATGAAGCAGCTGAGCGCTCTGGGTACAAGGAGACACATGTTTTTTCGGGGCCCCAGGAGGATGAGAGGCCTCGGAGAGCGAATGGAGACTCCAGAGATGGCCCACTTTTCGTACTATGGAG ATTACAGCGGGGAATACTACAGCTCTGGGGGGAATTATGAGTACTACCAAGGCCCACCGCCTTCTCAGGCTCAGACCCCTGCAGACCTGGGCTTTGTCCCCTCCTCCGTCCCTGCTGGAACCCCACTAGGAGCACTtgaccaccaccagcaccaccaccaAGGAGCGCACTGTCCCGGAGAGATGCAGTGTTTCTCTGACTCAGTCTCTCATCACCCCTCCGAGTCACCCAGTCCGGAGCCCAACGGGCCGGGTTCGATGCACAGCATCAGCAGCGAGATGTGTGGGCCCGGGACCCCCTACACTTCTGTGTCTCTGGGTGAGAACGGATACACCAACGCACTGTCACAAGCTTCCTCAGAGTTGAGCGAAGGAACCGTGTGGTGA